The following is a genomic window from Plectropomus leopardus isolate mb chromosome 3, YSFRI_Pleo_2.0, whole genome shotgun sequence.
ggagctcctggacctcatAGTTTTCCTAATATTTCAGCCATTGTTCTTCCTCTTTGAGtgagctgctaactgctgctatcTGGTTTTTAAATTTCCTGCTGCTTAATCGCACACATAACACGCTGTCAAAATGATTCAAGACAACGCTATCCCCCAATTTAGCAGTTGTACCTTTTATATAGAACAGCAAAGTGGAATAACAGTGTGACATTCCTGCCCTGAACAGATAGTGTCGAATGGGCTAATGAAAGATATGAGGACAGGCCCACATTGCTGGTACAGCTATCCACTATGattttttgctcctttttgaAATAATCTTTTCATTAAGCTATCATTTAGACAAGGCATGTTTTAAGAGTATCATTTTACCTGCAGCAGTGACAAGTCTAAATGATATCCATGCCTTATCTCTAGTTTCCGCCACGCCAGGAACCTCCTCCATGTCCAAAAGGCCccgtgaggaggaggagagcgccACCATGGTCACTGACACAGAGTCCACACAGGAGGATACCTCCAGGGCACCTATACCTAAGAAGCTGCGCATCATCCAGAGAGTGGGTCCAgaggtgagggggggggggcttacATAGAAATCTTAatagacatttttattgtttttaatggtcTGAAAAATGGTACAGTTGCATCATGGACTTCATGAAGATGTGTGTTCTCCTCAGGAGGAGGTGCTGGTGGAGGACAGTGCTGAGGCTGAGGGGGTGGTGCCAACAGACAGTCAAGATGGTGCAGAAGTAAGCCAGGTAGCCCATCACTTAATCTAAATATTAAACAATTCTGAAGACTTCATTGTAGAATTAACACTTCGTAGTATTTCTCAACATTGTCTTCACTGTTGCTGGTAACAACATCGTTTCAAGATAAAAAGCCGATCTTCAGTCAAAATTAGCTGTCTCTCATTTGCTTTTCAGAGAAAGATAACTCTGCTGTGAGTTTAACATCTcctggcattaaaaaaacaacaacaaaaaaacagaatactttCTTTAAGCTGAAAGAGTAAAGGCCTACTGCATGTTTTTTACCatcaaaaaatcttaaagctATAGGCTCACTGTGAAATTCAATCTAATGGGAAACAATGTGCTGTTCAGTACAGTGACACGCAGGAGTAGTTATACaaatttttatggcatttttttgttggcATGACATGTATCTCACCTTTTTAGGAAGATATtggttttttgaaaatgctgcaTGTTATTCATGTTGTCTGTTTTCCCCCATGCAGACAGAGGAGTTTCCAGTACTGGAGGAAGGAGATGAGAGTGCAGCCTCCCAGTCTATAATGATGGACCAAGAGGTTACCCTGACCCAAAGTGACACAACTGACCACCTGCAGCGGGAAGTAATCGTCATAGTAACAGACACAGAGAGTGAGGATGaccaggaagaggaggaggaagaggaagaagagcaaGTAGGGAGCTTTCATCAGGCATTTTCAAAGAGAATATGTGAAATGGTGTTAGATACCAGTTGCAGAATTTGTCTTGTATTCCTCCCACTAATGATTTTACCACTGCCCAATGTAGGACTAcgatgaggaggaagaagaggaggacgacgaagaggaggaggaagatgaagaagatgaggaggatgaCGATGGAGAGATGGGGGATGAAGGAGAGGACAGCAACGAGGGGAGCGGAGACGGCAACGAGGCTTACGAGGGAGACGACACAGAGGTTCGATTACCGTCGACACATATTGTACTCACAGTTAAAACTTTGACCTTTCATACATCCTCGCCCACAGTTTTCACATCCAGTACATCATGTTAACCCTTCCCAAGCTTTCAGTCACAGATCTGTGAACCATTTCCAGCTCACAcgctcattttttccacgtTTTCTCATCTCACTGTCACTTGCATTTCGCCCCTGTGTCGTAACTTTCCCTCTGTGTGAAAGCTGTGAGTGTGTTGACTTTAGTTGTTTACCTTTTTACTCCAGTCTTGGTTGCACATGTTCAGTGGGATGACTCAGTGTCTGCAAAGGGACAGTAAACGGACTTTCTCTTGAaaactgcatgtgtgaaagtTGTTTAAAGTGGGGAATCTGTAAACCACTGTCCTTTGTGTGGtttacacataaaatattacatttgtttCTCTTGATGGCAGCTGTTAAAAAAGGGCCACACCATCTATAACAATTAGTATATTACCAAGCAATTCAAATATTAACTGTAGGTGTCATAAGACATTTTCGTCTCATAAGGAGGGTCGTCCTCAGCAGATAATCAGTTTGTGTTTGCCTGTGACTTTACCCAGAATCCTGTAAACTTAggctgaaagcaaaaaaatgactaaacaaATCAGAGACGATTATTGAATAAtgaaatacagctttttttaatgaaacacatgtattaaaccataaaaaaacagacattgaaTTGTGCTGACAAAATATTCAAACTATTGAGCTACTCTTACTGtcaaagaataataataataatgatggcTTTGTTTatgtagcacctttaaaaacagttctTTCCATGTGCTttacagacaaagaaaaggcaggaataataaaataaacatcaacaaacatgccaaaagTCAAACGAAAAAGGCAAGAACAAAATgcatattcaaaaggtcaataagaataaagcaaataaaaggatTAAAGGGGTAAAACAGACGGCTTTTGAAAGGCAGCAAAATGAATAGAGGAAGAGAgatcaaatttaaataaataatataatacaaaatgaaaCCCTAAATGTGTATGACAGCAGTGTGGTCTCTTTTTATAGGACACATGTTGTTTCATCCTCTTAATCATGTTTGATGGAcctatattttacattttgaaatttttcacattttgtttccaTATTGGCTCCATGATGAAATTGTTTTCGTCTTTGTTTTTACTCCATTATTTCTAATATTGAGAAAGTAGGTAGAAAGTATTTTTAATGCAGGTTGAATATATATGTACGAGTCTTTTTGGGTTACAGATATGATCCCCAGTACTGGGTTTTTCTGTTAccttttaaaaagttacttttatAGGCAGCATGAccactaaatatttttaaacaaaaaaatccaagcaCCCTGAGTCCTGAGTAAAGGGGCTTTAGTAATGCATGGGAGATGTAATAAACTGTCAAACAAAGCGTTAAGATAGAATGATTGGGTGTTTTTACGCaaaatttttggcattttctgaAAGGCATCTTTGTTCCATATAGGGAGAAAATGAGTCATAATCTGTATCTGGTGCTCTGCCAGTATATCCTGGCATCTATAGTGTGTGGGAACTATCCCATAACCCGCTTCCTCCAGTTCTACCCAACTCCTGTTTCTCTTAAGTACTCTTCTTtacatttcctcttttcctcacttgacttttttatttgcccctgcttaactttttaaaattctcctcatggttttccttttctctcttaaCCACCTAttctctttattattttcttttgttctttccttTCTCAGGGAGCTGATGTAACAGACCCGGGCACAGAAACAGAGGAGAGTTTGGGGGCGTCTGACTCCACCCAGAGGCCAGCAGATTCCCAGACACCCAGCTGTAAGATCCAGGAAACCCCATCAAATGCACATACGTAGATCCACCTCAGACTCTCCACATGTGCTCACAAACTGTCCCGCCATCCAATTAGTTATCTGACTCTTAACCATGACTAAGAAAGATGTAATATGTTGTTGTCTGTCTGAAGGGAAGAGTGCTATGTGTTAGACATAAAGGTTGCTTTACTGTGAAAATGTATCTAATGATtcaagtaataataataataataataataatcgattttgaaacaaatctcaaagttATTATGTGGCCCTGTATTGCAGGAGCTCTTCATTGTAAAACTCTTCTTGAGAACATTAGACCCATGAGAGGCCCATGGTtagaaatatacaaaataaacattcattattattatgctgGTGCGTTTAGGGAACCAGTCAGATTctcaaatttaatttgatttttctttttttgaataacGGACGTGTGTGTAACACATATTGTAGGTTCCTCTCTACAGCTGTTTCATACATTCACCCCTCTGAACAGAAATATGCACTcacttgagagaaaaaaatctgccattTCCCTGAATTAAGAAGATCTCGCTAATTCATCAAAACAAGAGCATGGAAAATCTCATCACATAACAGGAGATAATAATCCTGTCAATTcaggaaaaactgcattttttttctaaagggAATGAATTATGCTTCTGTagtaatacatttatttattatgtttcttAAGTGTGCACATTCCTCTCTGATTATATTGACTTCCTCTCaagtaataatttgattttgaaCTTAAACATGATTTGTGCTATTTAATAATCTCCAAGTCTCTGAATTTTAGAgcctaataataaataattgacTGAAGAtgggttaattttttttgtttgcttgtttttggttttttttttgtcttttatcagtttattctgaagataaagataaaatggTTAAGATAAAATGGTCATCTTTTAATTGAAGcatgtttactgttgttttaGTCGAGGGCAGTACAATGGAGGCGTTCTCTACAGAACAACCTATCTCAAGCTCTGGTACACGTATGCCCCAGTCGCCTCGGAGACCAACACATCCGCTGCCCCCGCGCCTGAACATCGCCCCGACATCAGAACTGGGACCACCTGCTCAGGTTCAGGTATGAAGGAAGAGTTGTCTTTGCTTCTAAATTTAAAGAATTGTTTTGAGTtattgtttgatcattttttatggcTCAAAACACCTATTCCTTCTTTAGTTCAAATTTTCTGTTCACATTATTACAGTAATCGTTTAATGTTATCTCTACGAGTAGTTTGCAAGCTCTGTTGATCACTTTTCTGAAACTTCACAGCGTATTCCTGTTCGTCGGCAGTCAGTGGGCAGAGTCCCTCAGCTCACTCCCGGGGTGCCGAGCAGTTCTGTAAGTCCTCTATAGTCTCAGACAATTTTAATccattacagtatttttactAATAGTGCAAAACCTTTACTCTTGTGagattgtgtgcatgtttgtatcCAACAATgcccctccatctctccctctgcagcagcacttcTTTGATGACGATGACAGGATGGTTCCCAGCACTCCCACTCTGGTGGTGCCACATCGCTCCGATGGTTTTGACCAGGCCATCCAGTAAGTCTCACACAGACAGGAACCAAGAATACCCGAGCAATATGTTTTAGcaacaaaatgactgtttatacAGTACATGATTATTTATAATGCATGAAATGTGGTGTTGGGTTCTGTAacgcattttaaaatgacatgattattttctgtacttagtcactttttaatgtttttattgtaatgtattACTTTTAGTGTATATTTCGAGGTGtaactaaaactttttttttatcttttgggTTACTTTTAAAACACCTGGAACTGCTATCACTGCTGTCTTACGCCCCTGCATGactttgttatttgtttgtttgtttgttagttctCCCCAAGTGGCTGGAGTGCCTCGCTTCAGGTTTGGTCTGTCAGATGACATGCCGCAGACCAGCTCCTCCTCGCACTCTGACCTGGGACAGCTCGCATCACAAGGAGGTACTccagcaacaaaaaatgtttaactctATGAAACACCCCACCAACTAACTGTaacagtattgattttttttggtaacagTCAGATATTAATTTTTTAGGGcaaatacagattattagtggttaatgagactgataactgatatttggaaccaatatgtatttacaataaaaataaaaatctttctgtcaatatttagaatttggtaTATACCAAACTGCAAcgttaaactttgtttaaatgccttcagcaaatgtttaatcaaaactgaaacgttcagcatcatatacagcaagtttccagcaactttttttataaagataactgacatttaaataaaaaaaaatcaactttttaactaacttaaactttttaattagttaattaattttatctgcgatcattaacataaaatgccaatacagataatctgcaaaatgccaaatattggcctcAACATTCAGCCcggctgataatctgttgacccctaatgTGAACGCATTTTTTCTCCCCTTGTGTTCAGGTCTTGGGATGTATGAAAGCCCCTTGTTCCTTGCAACTCATGAAGAAGAGTCTGGTGGACGCAGTGTTCCTACCACACCGTCACAAGTTGCGGCACCAGGTATCTTTCTCTGATTGTCTGATATAAAGAGATCTGTTCTGTTTCTCTATAGACCCTTTTCATCAACATACTCACACAGTTCCTAAAAATATTCAGTAAGCCAGGTGGGAGTTATCAGATTTTGGAGTGCTTTCATATGCTACAACAAAATTAGTAAGTGCATCTTGTTTTTACGTTCTTCTCCCCCAGTAACTATCTTCTCAGAGGTGGCTCAGTCTGACACCACCGAGCACGCCTCCCAGTCGGTTCCCATGGTGAGCACGTCCACACCAGGCCTGGTTGTGCCAGGAGGAGCCGGCACAGGGGAGGACAGAGACGACGTCTTCCTGGAGCCAGACACTGATAGGTGGGGCTCACTCCTCTCGGCTGTTTGTCAATCTtttcatgttactttttttgggggggcctGTTGGAATTCAGATATCTGGCAGTCTGCAACATTTTCTATTTGCTGATATGCAAACTTCAAGCCTGATGTGAAGCCCTTCTTtattaactaaaaaaatgttgctctcTCCACTGTTAGTGTTAATATCTGAGGCAAATGTAGAACTGTACTGAATCTAGATGTCAGAAGATGTACAAACAGTGCACCTTTTGATCTTGCATTCATTTATTGCAGGTGATTTAAGATTGCTTGACTGTATAATTGGATCAGATCTCATAcatgttttgtctgtttattcCAGGCCCAGTGCAGAAGTGTCAGTAGATCCAGTGGTCTCACAGGGGGATATCGAGGAGCCCAGCCAGCAATCTGACAAGGCCAGCCTCCCATCCACCAGCCAGGAGCcctcctccagctctgcagGTACAGTGTAGCCGCATGACTGTGCCAGTCCCTGCTGTGAATGATAATTTCTCTCCTTATGTTGCTCAATAAGTGTTAAGTTCTTATtgctgtggatttttttctagATACAAGCAGTGCTCCACCTAAACCCTCCAGACCTGGACCCAGCAGACAGCTGCAGCGCTGGCCGGAACACCGCAGCGGCCGCATGAAGAGAGGAGGTAACAAATGAGAACACTCACACAAATTGGGTGGTAATAGAGCTAATATTGTATAATCAAGAGCGCGAAATGGTTCCAGGCCCACGGCAGCTTTGTGCTCACTTTGGCTCATCATAGCTCATTTTCAAGGTGCTAGAGCAGTGCAGAATAACAGAACActcataaaaagcataaaaatctCTCCAAAGCCTATCTGACTAACTCCAATGAAAGTAGCACAAGTGGATTATAAACATTTGCTCTTGATACAATATTGTGAATGACTGCAGGAGTCATTGAACAAAATAATGCCCCAAATCAGTGGTTTGTGAGAGAATCATGATTGATCATAGtcaatcaaaacaaagcaacagaGTTAAAAGCTGCTCTGTCCTTATATGTAGAGAAATGTTGATTAGCTTGTCGTATAACACCATTCTTGTTTGACAATGCTAATGAAGTCAGGTTCCAaacagccaacatgctgattttgaCAGTTTCAAATCAGCAGTGTGAGTCCACCACAAAATCCACCTTTCCTAGTCTGGTTGCATGTCATTCCagatttctcattttctttcatcttcctGCTAATAAAGGTgacaaaagtggaaataaatatGTTCTACATCAGCAGCATAAATATGGTGGTTTCACACTGGGCCAGTTGGTTTATCTTTGAGAGTTTCCAATAAACAGCAGACTTCCAGACAAACCCCTGaaacaatattgttttatttattgtaaatcagATGTAAAATTCCATATTTTCAGGAACTGTGTTagacttgtgaaaaaaaaactttgaatcCTAAaatattattgctttttaattaCACATTCTTTGCAAATGGTTGCATGCCTGATAATTTGTACTAAATGGACTTAAATTTACTTTTGCGTCTCCTTAGTCCTCTAATCATAACGCATTAATTGCAGTGcgttatgttttttgaaaactaTAACATGTATACAAATCATTGCTGAACAGTCATGATGTGCACGCTAATCCTGGCAAAGCATTTGTTCCAATTAACAACCAATCATAGCATTAAATACATGTGGGTGTATTATAATTCAGTTTAATGTTGGTAGCAGAATAACAGAGAACGCACTATTAGtcttttacatttcatacacattttatacAGCCACTGTACAGACTGTTTAAACCAGGAAAGCAGGGTTTGTTAAAGCAACAATATTTTATATCTCAACAGGTCAGGGATTTCCCTCTCGGGGTGTACACGGGAGACGATTCGCTCGATGAAGCACTAATCAGTGACTGGAGACCTTGTCATTTCCGTCAGAAACACATTACATATTTTACAATCAGCGTGTTCAGGTTCTGTATTCAGCCTTGATAATGTTCACTTGTTTTGAAGCCTGTTGTTATTAgtttagtttggcttttttttaatgtacttgtaaagtaccttttttttaatcagtccaTGCTGAAGCGGTGTGTTTTATGAAGAATgtaataaactttaaaattgaagaaaataaattgtaCGAGACACATTTTTCATCAGACTTTCTTTTGGCATTTGAAGAAGTTGTTGCTCTGAGGTGACGTGCTGGCTGTTGGAGCAGCAATGAAGGGGCGTCCACGGTCCATCCTCACGTTGTAGGATTTGGCTGCAAAAAAGCAGAATGGCTCattatgcattttaatttatgcATGTGTTTCAGGATGTACTTTTTATCCTTGCACATGCCAGTTTCCATTTTAGTGAAcatgaatttggcacaaacttaaGTTTTAAGGGGATTAGTTTGGACAGTTTTTGGCTACAGCGAGACATGAACTTAAGAGCTGGAGTGTTTTCTTGAATGACATAAATGACTAGACGGTTAAAACCCTTGTGATGATTAAACTGAGTGAAATGATTCAGTCAGACAGGAACTGCAGTATTCTTCAGACGATCGGTATCAACATTAAAATGGAATCTTTTACTGTGGTTACTCGTTTTGAACTTTAGGTGAATGGGCACCACCCTCAACAACCTTACTAGTCTAATACCCcaccctgaaacacacacccagacacacaTGGTCCTCGTTAGGCGTGTCAGACATGATGTGAATGAGGCTTACAAAAGTTTTAGTGCAGACAGACGagaatgatgtttttctttgaagaataacaattaaatattgttattgtaaagAAAAGATCTTTGACCAATAAACCACAATTACTACTTAGGACCTTCGACTTTTATGTCAGTCACGAGGGTGTGTGGAGAGTGAATCCAAAATAAAGCAAGTTTCTTCTCAATGATCTAATGACTAAATTTGGGCCTTGATGTACAGAACAGCCTGAAactatattttgttttcctcaacaCTAGACTGACTTTagagaaaatgtcttaaaataaaactgaagccACTCCCTAAATctgttaaaaagagagaaatgacaaTGGTGCTGTTATGTACTGACGACTTACATCTTGAGAAGACGTAGTATTTGTATCCTTCTGGTTCCCTGTTGTTGGGGACGGACACAGCAGCTGTGACAGTGGAGGGGAAACCCTTCCAAGATGTCCGGATGTTGATGGCTGGACTCAGACTAGATACTTGAAATAAAAGAGAGGAGTGTAAAATGAGGGGAGGGATTCATATATTTCTCAGATGATATTTTTAGAACATCACAACCCTTCAACAGTTGCAGTCCCATAAACAGAATACAGACAGCCTATTTCCCCTTGCCAATTATTTACAAGCTGGACCTTGCTGCCCCTCTCACCTCCACAAAAGCATGACTCACTTTTTCAGAGAGCTACATCTGTTGTAACTCACAGCATGTTTATGTGAGTTAAAGTAAATCTGTTCAAAATACCCAGAAAACACCCAGTACATTAATCACAAACCACACAAATTACGGAAAACAAGTTTCAATCTACGTCATAGTTAAGATGCATTGATGTTATACAATTTACTTTTTGTCCTGTATGAACTTCTTTGGGTACCTGCTTGTCGAACCATTCGGTTGTGGACTGTGTAAACAGCATGCTGGACTCTTCTGCCACATGTTGGACTGGTGCCAAACTGGTATGAATATTTCTGGACCACCCCCCCTGGAAGAAATGCTCAAAAGTTAATATCAGAATGTATTCATTCAGAAAATTGGCATGATATacatcatacaaaaaaatacaacagaaaaacagttaaataaactaaaaagatACTAAGTAGtttgactctgcagcagcatttcATCACCTCTCTTGAAGAAGTAAACTGACTCTCCCCTCATCTGGTACTgaggcacagacagagcagctgtAATGTGGCCCCGAAGCCCATCAAAGCCTGTTTCAATGACTTTTGGATAGTTGGGGTCCAACACACCGTTTTCAAATCTCCAGTACTGGGAACCCTGCAGAGACCACAATCCCAAATATTAAACCTCAGACAAGTACAGCACGTAATACAAGTGGATAATTAACCAAGAGGAAATGTGAGATTGGGCAGTGGATATGGTGCAAGGGGTCCCATCcataaaaagccttaaatttaGATTTGCCAAATTCGCTCATTGGTTTCAGATCGGATGAGTGAATTTACCTTGAAAATGTACGTTTTGCCCTGGCAGTTGCAGCGGGTGAACACAGTGTCAATGGGGGAAGGGACGCCCCACACTTGGGTGATGCCACGGGCCGGACCGGGCACCATGTTTCTGTCCAAAACCCAGAAGTAGTGCCCtaagaaaacatacaataatGTTGCTACATAAGTGTGGTCCACCTGCATACAGCATTGAGAATTAAAATTAGTCATTTTGAAGTCTATCACAATATTTCACCTTGTGTGAATTGTGTAGTTTATTGTGATATAAATTCTTAATCCTgcattttctgtactttttgtACTCTCGCAGTGAAAGAAATATTCAGATTCTTTAGAGCAATAacacaacaatgtaaaaatcaTCCATTagaagtaaaagtcctgcattcaaaattgtGTAAGTACAGATTATGATCAAAATGTACTGAAAGTgtctaaagtaaaagtactatgACATTATTAGATTGTAAATACTGATACATTATTGTCTAAGtttcattttactgttgtagtCGGTTGAGGAGAAACCGGTTTTGTCTTCTTTATACTTTAAACACTCCGGTGGTTTCCAACCTTAGGGCTGGGCCCCCAGCAAGGATCACAAGATGATTAATGAGATATgtagaagaaaagaagaatcggaagaaaaaaaagtttccaagCTGTTAAAACTAAATTACTCTGTGATGGAACTGCTAACAACTCATACATCATAGTTTTTATGTGAAAACTTAATTCAAAAGTAGTTGTCATTAGCTGTACTTTTCAGATACATGTGATGAagtaaaaagttcaatatttcccaataaaatgtattgaagtCAAcatataaagtagcataaaaccaaacaaaatataaacaaattcTCTCTTCACCACTGCTCTCTTTTACATTAATTAACAGGTATTTCAATGTGTAATACAATTCTTAGCTCTAATGATCAGCTGCCTGACTGTCACTAACCTCTGAAAACCACCATAGTGCCGTTCCTCAGCGTAGTGACTGCACTGACCGGACGCTCACTGCACAGATTGGTATCGTTGTTGTCATctgggaaaaaatgacacagtttGTGAGGAAAACCATCTGTCTGAGtaaaaaagcaataacacaaagaaaccaTGCAATCGCACACTGAGTTAGTGGGTGATAAATATAATGTTGTGCTCCAGGAGCTGCAAAGACGTATTTCCATTCTTTAAAGTATCTGAGCTTTATTGGTAATTTCAAAAGAATGTTTGATTCGTTTACAGTGTGAGAAAACAGCCACCTCTTTCACTTAATATAGTGTAGCTGCAATTTGAAGGAAGGGCTGTTCACCCAGaggcaaaatgacaaaacagctgAGCTCATAAAGCAGGCTGAGAGCCATAATAAATACGGACCAGATAGGCCCCTATTTTTGCAATAGTGTCAGACTTATGTAATATAAATTAGGTAAAATCAGATCCTAAGAGACAGAAATTTTAAAACTCGTACTGAAATCCATCTTTGATATGTTTTCTGTGAATGTTGAGGCGGACCAATGATGAGAGCATTTCTTACCTGCTTGGTAGTCTCTAGGATAGTCTATGTTGAGAGTTTGTGTGGTGTCCAGAGGCTTAGTCTCAGGTTTGGAGGGTTTAGCCAGCGTCGGTTTAGCTGGAGCTGGTTTAGCTGGAGTCGGTTTAGCTGGAGCTGGTTTAGCTGGAGTCGGTTTAACTGGAGCTGGTTTAGCTGGAGTCGGTTTAACTGGAGCTGGTTTAGCTGGAGCTGGTTTAGCTGGAGCTGGTTTAGCTGGCAGTGGCTTGTATGGTTTGCTCTGAGGTTTTGAGGTGGCTTCAGGGGCTTTTGTTGGGTCTGGGGTGACATTAAGCGAACCATCAGTGGTTACTCCTTGTGTAATGTCAGCTGTTGTGTCATCCTGATCTGTATTTGTGGTTGTGGGAGTGTTGGTTGTCAGAGTATCAGGATCTGGCatgtccccaggccctgctggAGAAACACTGGTGGAAGGATATTCAGGGTCTGCCAGAGAAGAGGGGGTACCTGTGTCTGTATTCACAGTGTCATCTGGTCCTGGGATTGAAGTGGTTGTCTCTGGGACGGACGTTGAGTCCAGTGTTGATGAGGCAGAGATGGTGGTGAACTGAGAGTTCTCCAGGACTGAGGAGGAGCCCTGTGGTGTTCCCGTAGATACTGGAGGGGTGCTGACGGGTAGGGTTGTAGCTTTGGGCTCGTCAGAGGAAGCTACAGTCGGATCCTCAGGCTGCACCTCTGCCTGCCCTACCGTGCCCAGCTCTGGGGTGTTTGCAGTGGGAGAATACTCAGTTTGGGGAGCTGTGGTTGGAGTAGTCGGACTTGAGACATGATCAGCTGCTGTGGAGTACTGAGGGAGAGTTGTTCCTGCGTCGGATGAGCTGGTTGCATCACTGGTATCTGGAAGGAGAAAAACATTCTTAGGAAGTTATATATAAATCAGATATACTCAACAGTAGTaagaagcatttttaaaagaaaaaagcaacttCAAATTAAAGGCAGCATGTAAATATTAGCggcaaagtaaaagaaaaatctgaattaatTAGTAGAGAAGAAGACGACATACTGGAGAAACATCCATGTAAAAAATGCAGATGCTTT
Proteins encoded in this region:
- the prg4b gene encoding proteoglycan 4b isoform X2; translated protein: MSSTVLCVVILLACALAFSAAQTSCKGRCGAEYNRGNLCQCDYNCLFYGECCKDFESQCTTKNSCMGRCGENFRRGRLCNCDSDCTKFKQCCPDYKSHCNAEEEISGATSETAPGKTSSCDNVNDNKPKEPLTEATEFPTFSEGNNADDLLIPLVSQTSYQQDVPSDDTYSQIFPKDEFSNDGVKGPEASPIPESTSGYGSSTADLLDQISTEPTKEPDALEFSTETFTALFQTQTTLSDNEPTQTDNSPIIEEAPTESTDTSDATSSSDAGTTLPQYSTAADHVSSPTTPTTAPQTEYSPTANTPELGTVGQAEVQPEDPTVASSDEPKATTLPVSTPPVSTGTPQGSSSVLENSQFTTISASSTLDSTSVPETTTSIPGPDDTVNTDTGTPSSLADPEYPSTSVSPAGPGDMPDPDTLTTNTPTTTNTDQDDTTADITQGVTTDGSLNVTPDPTKAPEATSKPQSKPYKPLPAKPAPAKPAPAKPAPVKPTPAKPAPVKPTPAKPTLAKPSKPETKPLDTTQTLNIDYPRDYQADDNNDTNLCSERPVSAVTTLRNGTMVVFRGHYFWVLDRNMVPGPARGITQVWGVPSPIDTVFTRCNCQGKTYIFKGSQYWRFENGVLDPNYPKVIETGFDGLRGHITAALSVPQYQMRGESVYFFKRGGVVQKYSYQFGTSPTCGRRVQHAVYTVHNRMVRQAVSSLSPAINIRTSWKGFPSTVTAAVSVPNNREPEGYKYYVFSRSKSYNVRMDRGRPFIAAPTASTSPQSNNFFKCQKKV
- the prg4b gene encoding proteoglycan 4b isoform X3 produces the protein MSSTVLCVVILLACALAFSAAQTSCKGRCGAEYNRGNLCQCDYNCLFYGECCKDFESQCTTKNSCMGRCGENFRRGRLCNCDSDCTKFKQCCPDYKSHCNAEEPLTEATEFPTFSEGNNADDLLIPLVSQTSYQQDVPSDDTYSQIFPKDEFSNDGVKGPEASPIPESTSGYGSSTADLLDQISTEPTKEPDALEFSTETFTALFQTQTTLSDNEPTQTDNSPIIEEAPTESTDTSDATSSSDAGTTLPQYSTAADHVSSPTTPTTAPQTEYSPTANTPELGTVGQAEVQPEDPTVASSDEPKATTLPVSTPPVSTGTPQGSSSVLENSQFTTISASSTLDSTSVPETTTSIPGPDDTVNTDTGTPSSLADPEYPSTSVSPAGPGDMPDPDTLTTNTPTTTNTDQDDTTADITQGVTTDGSLNVTPDPTKAPEATSKPQSKPYKPLPAKPAPAKPAPAKPAPVKPTPAKPAPVKPTPAKPAPAKPTPAKPAPAKPTLAKPSKPETKPLDTTQTLNIDYPRDYQADDNNDTNLCSERPVSAVTTLRNGTMVVFRGHYFWVLDRNMVPGPARGITQVWGVPSPIDTVFTRCNCQGKTYIFKGSQYWRFENGVLDPNYPKVIETGFDGLRGHITAALSVPQYQMRGESVYFFKRGGVVQKYSYQFGTSPTCGRRVQHAVYTVHNRMVRQAVSSLSPAINIRTSWKGFPSTVTAAVSVPNNREPEGYKYYVFSRSKSYNVRMDRGRPFIAAPTASTSPQSNNFFKCQKKV
- the prg4b gene encoding proteoglycan 4b isoform X1 — translated: MSSTVLCVVILLACALAFSAAQTSCKGRCGAEYNRGNLCQCDYNCLFYGECCKDFESQCTTKNSCMGRCGENFRRGRLCNCDSDCTKFKQCCPDYKSHCNAEEEISGATSETAPGKTSSCDNVNDNKPKEPLTEATEFPTFSEGNNADDLLIPLVSQTSYQQDVPSDDTYSQIFPKDEFSNDGVKGPEASPIPESTSGYGSSTADLLDQISTEPTKEPDALEFSTETFTALFQTQTTLSDNEPTQTDNSPIIEEAPTESTDTSDATSSSDAGTTLPQYSTAADHVSSPTTPTTAPQTEYSPTANTPELGTVGQAEVQPEDPTVASSDEPKATTLPVSTPPVSTGTPQGSSSVLENSQFTTISASSTLDSTSVPETTTSIPGPDDTVNTDTGTPSSLADPEYPSTSVSPAGPGDMPDPDTLTTNTPTTTNTDQDDTTADITQGVTTDGSLNVTPDPTKAPEATSKPQSKPYKPLPAKPAPAKPAPAKPAPVKPTPAKPAPVKPTPAKPAPAKPTPAKPAPAKPTLAKPSKPETKPLDTTQTLNIDYPRDYQADDNNDTNLCSERPVSAVTTLRNGTMVVFRGHYFWVLDRNMVPGPARGITQVWGVPSPIDTVFTRCNCQGKTYIFKGSQYWRFENGVLDPNYPKVIETGFDGLRGHITAALSVPQYQMRGESVYFFKRGGVVQKYSYQFGTSPTCGRRVQHAVYTVHNRMVRQAVSSLSPAINIRTSWKGFPSTVTAAVSVPNNREPEGYKYYVFSRSKSYNVRMDRGRPFIAAPTASTSPQSNNFFKCQKKV